A single genomic interval of Mangifera indica cultivar Alphonso chromosome 5, CATAS_Mindica_2.1, whole genome shotgun sequence harbors:
- the LOC123216958 gene encoding uncharacterized protein LOC123216958 isoform X4, which yields MGVLSASNPHIPSTASFFTPKFSLKTSNNKNTLMFNISTFKFPRKRSFPCYFFSSNTTTLQVSARFGRPTSRRNSLRKKLLNDQQQVNQNNLNSSRTSSSFENIDNLNYDSVKGSVNDVLIENSKDSKLKPVVESALHGQLENWIDQYKKDVDYWGVGSGKIFTVFQDADGNVKKVVIDEDEILKRSQVEDLAELNSKIEYARNLAKEMEIGENVIPRNSTVAKFVLSGEESGFVNAIRGVILHPQFIPKSSRVGSIVLCGLVVFWLVKKLFSFQGKEVHYTELEKEMMRRKIKSRKEKEMLEKGSVEVVQKEMEPPMETFIKPKIDKQELKKNIIKAKASKDNFALVDSSSSQTSKLEDFGDKFQEIRKMAREIRMIEGREHSQVDRNVEEKQAVDGKLTDEIKEYKQHREDDIKFLGNLPKESDETAMTVSLVETKCWSTEFPNKVPSVENEVGQTSGASIVEQSHLRTKQDREGTSFVVVKEDVVQSSDPHDAKSSISDTNSVRKETRVIRSVKEAREFLSRKHGKEDFDQPIVKTLQESVAVSNQPSGKFDRNTRQTFSVDNKVLGSANFGGPSESTFALNVHKCSTLKDEEQVPISKDDPEYSDEEYEVGDCENSHTYLDHEDSGASTKTGTYVKMENWVEKNFHDIEPIAKKIGSGFRDNFMVAREKVNKQLNTFADITQLGSGEDDGELEWMKDDKLRDIVFQVRENELAGRDPFYLMEAEDKLAFFQGLEKKVEEENAKLSHVHEWLHSNIENLDYGADGISLYDPPEKIIPRWKGPPLEKTPEFLDDFLKQREALFAGKIPVKKDEEKFLQKSTRFPTHENAAASLATNDLKKSQNRDPKHSKTVIEGSDGSIRSGKKLGKEYWQHTKKWSRGFLESYNAETDPEVKSIMKDMGKDLDRWITEEQIQEAADLMTKLPERNKKFMEKKINKLKREMELFGPQAVVSKYREYAEEKEEDYLWWLDLPHVLDAFREAKANGFCVTVIRQGELQLNIDQPLEEVEEQITEIGSKIYHDKIMGDRSVDVSSLMKGVFGFGAKSSKSRRGKNLPKKMLKRPSKK from the exons ATGGGAGTCTTAAGCGCAAGCAACCCTCATATACCGTCTACTGCCTCTTTTTTCACTCCCAAATTCTCTTTAAAAACCTCCAACAACAAAAACACTCTTATGTTTAACATATCCACCTTCAAATTCCCAAGAAAACGCTCATTTCCGTGCTATTTTTTCTCCTCTAACACAACTACCCTGCAGGTTTCTGCTCGTTTTGGTCGACCCACCAGTCGCCGCAACTCGCTGAGAAAAAAGCTTCTCAATGATCAACAACAGGTGAATCAAAACAATCTCAATTCTTCAAGAACGagttctagttttgaaaatattgataatttaaattacgATTCTGTGAAAGGGAGTGttaatgatgttttgattgaaaattcTAAAGATTCAAAATTGAAACCTGTTGTTGAATCTGCTTTGCATGGTCAATTGGAGAATTGGATTGATCAGTACAAAAAGGATGTTGATTACTGGGGCGTTGGGTCGGGGAAAATTTTTACAGTTTTTCAAGATGCTGATGGGAATGTGAAGAAAGTTGtaattgatgaagatgaaatcttGAAAAGAAGTCAAGTTGAAGACTTAGCtgaattaaattctaaaatagaATATGCTAGGAATTTGGCCAAAGAAATGGAGATTGGGGAAAATGTGATTCCGAGGAACAGTACAGTGGCAAAGTTTGTTCTTTCAGGTGAGGAGTCTGGTTTTGTTAATGCGATCCGTGGTGTCATTCTCCATCCTCAGTTTATCCCTAAGAGCTCTAGAGTTGGAAGCATTGTGTTGTGTGGTTTGGTTGTATTTTGGTTGGTGAAGAAACTATTTTCATTTCAAGGTAAAGAGGTGCATTACACAGAACTGGAGAAAGAAATGATGAGAAGAAAGATAAAGTCAAGAAAGGAGAAGGAAATGTTAGAGAAGGGAAGTGTGGAAGTTGTTCAAAAAGAGATGGAACCTCCAATGGAGACCTTTATAAAACCTAAGATAGATAAGCAAGAACTCAAGAAGAATATAATCAAAGCAAAGGCTTCAAAGGATAATTTCGCATTGGTGGATTCGTCTAGTTCTCAAACAAGCAAATTGGAAGATTTTGGTGATAAATTTCAGGAAATTAGAAAAATGGCCAGGGAAATCCGCATGATTGAGGGCAGGGAGCATTCCCAGGTCGACAGGAATGTAGAAGAAAAGCAGGCTGTGGATGGTAAACTAACTGATGAGATAAAAGAGTACAAACAGCATAGAGAAGATGATATAAAATTCTTGGGGAACCTTCCGAAGGAAAGTGATGAAACTGCAATGACTGTGTCTTTAGTTGAAACAAAATGCTGGAGTACTGAATTTCCCAACAAGGTACCTTCTGTTGAGAATGAGGTTGGGCAAACTTCTGGTGCTTCAATTGTGGAACAATCACATTTGAGAACAAAGCAGGATAGGGAGGGCACTTCATTTGTAGTGGTGAAAGAAGATGTTGTTCAATCATCAGATCCTCATGATGCTAAATCATCTATTTCAGATACCAATTCTGTTAGAAAAGAAACAAGGGTCATACGATCAGTGAAAGAAGCTAGGGAATTTCTTTCCAGAAAACACGGCAAAGAAGATTTTGATCAGCCCATTGTTAAAACTTTGCAAGAAAGTGTTGctgtttcaaatcaaccaagTGGTAAATTTGATAGAAATACAAGGCAGACATTCAGTGTGGACAACAAAGTTTTGGGTTCTGCAAATTTTGGTGGACCATCTGAGTCTACTTTTGCTCTAAATGTTCATAAATGTTCAACTCTGAAGGATGAGGAGCAGGTTCCCATCAGCAAAGATGATCCTGAATATTCTGATGAAGAATATGAAGTGGGTGATTGTGAAAATTCCCATACTTACTTAGATCATGAAGATTCTGGTGCAAGTACAAAGACTGGAACATATGTAAAGATGGAAAACTGGgtggaaaaaaattttcatgataTTGAACCCATTGCAAAGAAGATAGGAAGTGGATTCCGAGACAATTTCATGGTTGCAAGAGAGAaagtaaataaacaattaaataccTTTGCTGATATTACACAGCTTGGCTCTGGTGAAGATGACGGTGAACTTGAGTGGATGAAAGATGATAAGCTGAGAGACATTGTTTTTCAAGTCCGAGAAAATGAGTTGGCTGGGCGAGATCCATTTTATTTGATGGAGGCTGAAGATAAACTTGCATTCTTTCAGGGTCTTGAAAAGAAAGTTGAGGAAGAGAATGCAAAGTTATCCCATGTGCATGAATGGCTCCATTCAAACATTGAAAATCTTGATTATGGAGCAG ATGGTATCAGCTTGTATGATCCACCAGAGAAAATCATACCGCGCTGGAAAGGGCCTCCATTGGAGAAAACTCCTGAGTTCCTGGATGACTTCCTTAAACAAAGGGAGGCTCTTTTTGCTGGAAAAATTCCAGTGAAGAAGGATGAGGagaaatttcttcaaaaatcaACAAGGTTTCCCACCCATGAGAATGCTGCTGCTTCTTTGGCTActaatgatttgaagaagtcaCAAAATAGGGATCCAAAACATTCCAAGACAGTTATAGAAGGCAGTGATGGTTCTATCAGATCTGGTAAAAAATTGGGGAAGGAGTACTGGCAACACACAAAGAAATGGTCACGTGGGTTCTTGGAATCTTATAATGCAGAGACAGACCCAGAAGTTAAATCCATTATGAAAGATATGGGAAAGGATTTAGATCGATGGATCACTGAAGAACAAATACAGGAAGCAGCTGATCTGATGACCAAACTACCTGAGAGGAATAAGAAGTTCATGGAGAAGAAAATCAACAAGCTCAAAAGAGAGATGGAGTTGTTTGGACCACAAGCTGTTGTGAGCAAATACCGTGAATATgcagaagagaaagaagaagattatCTATGGTGGCTAGATCTACCACATGTTCTG GATGCTTTTCGCGAAGCCAAAGCAAATGGTTTTTGTGTAACTGTCATCAGGCAAGGAGAGCTACAGCTCAACATTGACCAACCCCTAGAAGAAGTAGAGGAACAAATTACTGAGATTGGGAGTAAGATTTACCATGATAAGATAATGGGAGATCGATCTGTGGATGTAAGCTCATTGATGAAGGGTGTCTTTGGCTTTGGTGCCAAATCCTCTAAGAG CAGAAGGGGTAAGAATCTGCCAAAGAAGATGCTGAAAAGGCCTAGCAAGAAGTGA
- the LOC123216958 gene encoding uncharacterized protein LOC123216958 isoform X2, with protein MGVLSASNPHIPSTASFFTPKFSLKTSNNKNTLMFNISTFKFPRKRSFPCYFFSSNTTTLQVSARFGRPTSRRNSLRKKLLNDQQQVNQNNLNSSRTSSSFENIDNLNYDSVKGSVNDVLIENSKDSKLKPVVESALHGQLENWIDQYKKDVDYWGVGSGKIFTVFQDADGNVKKVVIDEDEILKRSQVEDLAELNSKIEYARNLAKEMEIGENVIPRNSTVAKFVLSGEESGFVNAIRGVILHPQFIPKSSRVGSIVLCGLVVFWLVKKLFSFQGKEVHYTELEKEMMRRKIKSRKEKEMLEKGSVEVVQKEMEPPMETFIKPKIDKQELKKNIIKAKASKDNFALVDSSSSQTSKLEDFGDKFQEIRKMAREIRMIEGREHSQVDRNVEEKQAVDGKLTDEIKEYKQHREDDIKFLGNLPKESDETAMTVSLVETKCWSTEFPNKVPSVENEVGQTSGASIVEQSHLRTKQDREGTSFVVVKEDVVQSSDPHDAKSSISDTNSVRKETRVIRSVKEAREFLSRKHGKEDFDQPIVKTLQESVAVSNQPSGKFDRNTRQTFSVDNKVLGSANFGGPSESTFALNVHKCSTLKDEEQVPISKDDPEYSDEEYEVGDCENSHTYLDHEDSGASTKTGTYVKMENWVEKNFHDIEPIAKKIGSGFRDNFMVAREKVNKQLNTFADITQLGSGEDDGELEWMKDDKLRDIVFQVRENELAGRDPFYLMEAEDKLAFFQGLEKKVEEENAKLSHVHEWLHSNIENLDYGADGISLYDPPEKIIPRWKGPPLEKTPEFLDDFLKQREALFAGKIPVKKDEEKFLQKSTRFPTHENAAASLATNDLKKSQNRDPKHSKTVIEGSDGSIRSGKKLGKEYWQHTKKWSRGFLESYNAETDPEVKSIMKDMGKDLDRWITEEQIQEAADLMTKLPERNKKFMEKKINKLKREMELFGPQAVVSKYREYAEEKEEDYLWWLDLPHVLCIELYTIQDGEQNIGFYSLEMASDLELEPKPHHVIAFEDAGDCKNLCYIIQSHLEMLGSGQAFVVARPPKDAFREAKANGFCVTVIRQGELQLNIDQPLEEVEEQITEIGSKIYHDKIMGDRSVDVSSLMKGVFGFGAKSSKRRGKNLPKKMLKRPSKK; from the exons ATGGGAGTCTTAAGCGCAAGCAACCCTCATATACCGTCTACTGCCTCTTTTTTCACTCCCAAATTCTCTTTAAAAACCTCCAACAACAAAAACACTCTTATGTTTAACATATCCACCTTCAAATTCCCAAGAAAACGCTCATTTCCGTGCTATTTTTTCTCCTCTAACACAACTACCCTGCAGGTTTCTGCTCGTTTTGGTCGACCCACCAGTCGCCGCAACTCGCTGAGAAAAAAGCTTCTCAATGATCAACAACAGGTGAATCAAAACAATCTCAATTCTTCAAGAACGagttctagttttgaaaatattgataatttaaattacgATTCTGTGAAAGGGAGTGttaatgatgttttgattgaaaattcTAAAGATTCAAAATTGAAACCTGTTGTTGAATCTGCTTTGCATGGTCAATTGGAGAATTGGATTGATCAGTACAAAAAGGATGTTGATTACTGGGGCGTTGGGTCGGGGAAAATTTTTACAGTTTTTCAAGATGCTGATGGGAATGTGAAGAAAGTTGtaattgatgaagatgaaatcttGAAAAGAAGTCAAGTTGAAGACTTAGCtgaattaaattctaaaatagaATATGCTAGGAATTTGGCCAAAGAAATGGAGATTGGGGAAAATGTGATTCCGAGGAACAGTACAGTGGCAAAGTTTGTTCTTTCAGGTGAGGAGTCTGGTTTTGTTAATGCGATCCGTGGTGTCATTCTCCATCCTCAGTTTATCCCTAAGAGCTCTAGAGTTGGAAGCATTGTGTTGTGTGGTTTGGTTGTATTTTGGTTGGTGAAGAAACTATTTTCATTTCAAGGTAAAGAGGTGCATTACACAGAACTGGAGAAAGAAATGATGAGAAGAAAGATAAAGTCAAGAAAGGAGAAGGAAATGTTAGAGAAGGGAAGTGTGGAAGTTGTTCAAAAAGAGATGGAACCTCCAATGGAGACCTTTATAAAACCTAAGATAGATAAGCAAGAACTCAAGAAGAATATAATCAAAGCAAAGGCTTCAAAGGATAATTTCGCATTGGTGGATTCGTCTAGTTCTCAAACAAGCAAATTGGAAGATTTTGGTGATAAATTTCAGGAAATTAGAAAAATGGCCAGGGAAATCCGCATGATTGAGGGCAGGGAGCATTCCCAGGTCGACAGGAATGTAGAAGAAAAGCAGGCTGTGGATGGTAAACTAACTGATGAGATAAAAGAGTACAAACAGCATAGAGAAGATGATATAAAATTCTTGGGGAACCTTCCGAAGGAAAGTGATGAAACTGCAATGACTGTGTCTTTAGTTGAAACAAAATGCTGGAGTACTGAATTTCCCAACAAGGTACCTTCTGTTGAGAATGAGGTTGGGCAAACTTCTGGTGCTTCAATTGTGGAACAATCACATTTGAGAACAAAGCAGGATAGGGAGGGCACTTCATTTGTAGTGGTGAAAGAAGATGTTGTTCAATCATCAGATCCTCATGATGCTAAATCATCTATTTCAGATACCAATTCTGTTAGAAAAGAAACAAGGGTCATACGATCAGTGAAAGAAGCTAGGGAATTTCTTTCCAGAAAACACGGCAAAGAAGATTTTGATCAGCCCATTGTTAAAACTTTGCAAGAAAGTGTTGctgtttcaaatcaaccaagTGGTAAATTTGATAGAAATACAAGGCAGACATTCAGTGTGGACAACAAAGTTTTGGGTTCTGCAAATTTTGGTGGACCATCTGAGTCTACTTTTGCTCTAAATGTTCATAAATGTTCAACTCTGAAGGATGAGGAGCAGGTTCCCATCAGCAAAGATGATCCTGAATATTCTGATGAAGAATATGAAGTGGGTGATTGTGAAAATTCCCATACTTACTTAGATCATGAAGATTCTGGTGCAAGTACAAAGACTGGAACATATGTAAAGATGGAAAACTGGgtggaaaaaaattttcatgataTTGAACCCATTGCAAAGAAGATAGGAAGTGGATTCCGAGACAATTTCATGGTTGCAAGAGAGAaagtaaataaacaattaaataccTTTGCTGATATTACACAGCTTGGCTCTGGTGAAGATGACGGTGAACTTGAGTGGATGAAAGATGATAAGCTGAGAGACATTGTTTTTCAAGTCCGAGAAAATGAGTTGGCTGGGCGAGATCCATTTTATTTGATGGAGGCTGAAGATAAACTTGCATTCTTTCAGGGTCTTGAAAAGAAAGTTGAGGAAGAGAATGCAAAGTTATCCCATGTGCATGAATGGCTCCATTCAAACATTGAAAATCTTGATTATGGAGCAG ATGGTATCAGCTTGTATGATCCACCAGAGAAAATCATACCGCGCTGGAAAGGGCCTCCATTGGAGAAAACTCCTGAGTTCCTGGATGACTTCCTTAAACAAAGGGAGGCTCTTTTTGCTGGAAAAATTCCAGTGAAGAAGGATGAGGagaaatttcttcaaaaatcaACAAGGTTTCCCACCCATGAGAATGCTGCTGCTTCTTTGGCTActaatgatttgaagaagtcaCAAAATAGGGATCCAAAACATTCCAAGACAGTTATAGAAGGCAGTGATGGTTCTATCAGATCTGGTAAAAAATTGGGGAAGGAGTACTGGCAACACACAAAGAAATGGTCACGTGGGTTCTTGGAATCTTATAATGCAGAGACAGACCCAGAAGTTAAATCCATTATGAAAGATATGGGAAAGGATTTAGATCGATGGATCACTGAAGAACAAATACAGGAAGCAGCTGATCTGATGACCAAACTACCTGAGAGGAATAAGAAGTTCATGGAGAAGAAAATCAACAAGCTCAAAAGAGAGATGGAGTTGTTTGGACCACAAGCTGTTGTGAGCAAATACCGTGAATATgcagaagagaaagaagaagattatCTATGGTGGCTAGATCTACCACATGTTCTG TGCATTGAACTGTACACAATTCAAGACGGGGAACAAAATATAGGATTCTATTCACTGGAGATGGCTTCTGATCTTGAGTTGGAACCAAAACCCCATCATGTGATTGCTTTTGAAGATGCTGGTGATTGCAAAAACCTTTGTTATATCATTCAGAGCCATTTGGAGATGCTTGGAAGTGGCCAAGCCTTTGTTGTTGCAAGGCCTCCTAAg GATGCTTTTCGCGAAGCCAAAGCAAATGGTTTTTGTGTAACTGTCATCAGGCAAGGAGAGCTACAGCTCAACATTGACCAACCCCTAGAAGAAGTAGAGGAACAAATTACTGAGATTGGGAGTAAGATTTACCATGATAAGATAATGGGAGATCGATCTGTGGATGTAAGCTCATTGATGAAGGGTGTCTTTGGCTTTGGTGCCAAATCCTCTAAGAG AAGGGGTAAGAATCTGCCAAAGAAGATGCTGAAAAGGCCTAGCAAGAAGTGA
- the LOC123216958 gene encoding uncharacterized protein LOC123216958 isoform X1 — MGVLSASNPHIPSTASFFTPKFSLKTSNNKNTLMFNISTFKFPRKRSFPCYFFSSNTTTLQVSARFGRPTSRRNSLRKKLLNDQQQVNQNNLNSSRTSSSFENIDNLNYDSVKGSVNDVLIENSKDSKLKPVVESALHGQLENWIDQYKKDVDYWGVGSGKIFTVFQDADGNVKKVVIDEDEILKRSQVEDLAELNSKIEYARNLAKEMEIGENVIPRNSTVAKFVLSGEESGFVNAIRGVILHPQFIPKSSRVGSIVLCGLVVFWLVKKLFSFQGKEVHYTELEKEMMRRKIKSRKEKEMLEKGSVEVVQKEMEPPMETFIKPKIDKQELKKNIIKAKASKDNFALVDSSSSQTSKLEDFGDKFQEIRKMAREIRMIEGREHSQVDRNVEEKQAVDGKLTDEIKEYKQHREDDIKFLGNLPKESDETAMTVSLVETKCWSTEFPNKVPSVENEVGQTSGASIVEQSHLRTKQDREGTSFVVVKEDVVQSSDPHDAKSSISDTNSVRKETRVIRSVKEAREFLSRKHGKEDFDQPIVKTLQESVAVSNQPSGKFDRNTRQTFSVDNKVLGSANFGGPSESTFALNVHKCSTLKDEEQVPISKDDPEYSDEEYEVGDCENSHTYLDHEDSGASTKTGTYVKMENWVEKNFHDIEPIAKKIGSGFRDNFMVAREKVNKQLNTFADITQLGSGEDDGELEWMKDDKLRDIVFQVRENELAGRDPFYLMEAEDKLAFFQGLEKKVEEENAKLSHVHEWLHSNIENLDYGADGISLYDPPEKIIPRWKGPPLEKTPEFLDDFLKQREALFAGKIPVKKDEEKFLQKSTRFPTHENAAASLATNDLKKSQNRDPKHSKTVIEGSDGSIRSGKKLGKEYWQHTKKWSRGFLESYNAETDPEVKSIMKDMGKDLDRWITEEQIQEAADLMTKLPERNKKFMEKKINKLKREMELFGPQAVVSKYREYAEEKEEDYLWWLDLPHVLCIELYTIQDGEQNIGFYSLEMASDLELEPKPHHVIAFEDAGDCKNLCYIIQSHLEMLGSGQAFVVARPPKDAFREAKANGFCVTVIRQGELQLNIDQPLEEVEEQITEIGSKIYHDKIMGDRSVDVSSLMKGVFGFGAKSSKSRRGKNLPKKMLKRPSKK, encoded by the exons ATGGGAGTCTTAAGCGCAAGCAACCCTCATATACCGTCTACTGCCTCTTTTTTCACTCCCAAATTCTCTTTAAAAACCTCCAACAACAAAAACACTCTTATGTTTAACATATCCACCTTCAAATTCCCAAGAAAACGCTCATTTCCGTGCTATTTTTTCTCCTCTAACACAACTACCCTGCAGGTTTCTGCTCGTTTTGGTCGACCCACCAGTCGCCGCAACTCGCTGAGAAAAAAGCTTCTCAATGATCAACAACAGGTGAATCAAAACAATCTCAATTCTTCAAGAACGagttctagttttgaaaatattgataatttaaattacgATTCTGTGAAAGGGAGTGttaatgatgttttgattgaaaattcTAAAGATTCAAAATTGAAACCTGTTGTTGAATCTGCTTTGCATGGTCAATTGGAGAATTGGATTGATCAGTACAAAAAGGATGTTGATTACTGGGGCGTTGGGTCGGGGAAAATTTTTACAGTTTTTCAAGATGCTGATGGGAATGTGAAGAAAGTTGtaattgatgaagatgaaatcttGAAAAGAAGTCAAGTTGAAGACTTAGCtgaattaaattctaaaatagaATATGCTAGGAATTTGGCCAAAGAAATGGAGATTGGGGAAAATGTGATTCCGAGGAACAGTACAGTGGCAAAGTTTGTTCTTTCAGGTGAGGAGTCTGGTTTTGTTAATGCGATCCGTGGTGTCATTCTCCATCCTCAGTTTATCCCTAAGAGCTCTAGAGTTGGAAGCATTGTGTTGTGTGGTTTGGTTGTATTTTGGTTGGTGAAGAAACTATTTTCATTTCAAGGTAAAGAGGTGCATTACACAGAACTGGAGAAAGAAATGATGAGAAGAAAGATAAAGTCAAGAAAGGAGAAGGAAATGTTAGAGAAGGGAAGTGTGGAAGTTGTTCAAAAAGAGATGGAACCTCCAATGGAGACCTTTATAAAACCTAAGATAGATAAGCAAGAACTCAAGAAGAATATAATCAAAGCAAAGGCTTCAAAGGATAATTTCGCATTGGTGGATTCGTCTAGTTCTCAAACAAGCAAATTGGAAGATTTTGGTGATAAATTTCAGGAAATTAGAAAAATGGCCAGGGAAATCCGCATGATTGAGGGCAGGGAGCATTCCCAGGTCGACAGGAATGTAGAAGAAAAGCAGGCTGTGGATGGTAAACTAACTGATGAGATAAAAGAGTACAAACAGCATAGAGAAGATGATATAAAATTCTTGGGGAACCTTCCGAAGGAAAGTGATGAAACTGCAATGACTGTGTCTTTAGTTGAAACAAAATGCTGGAGTACTGAATTTCCCAACAAGGTACCTTCTGTTGAGAATGAGGTTGGGCAAACTTCTGGTGCTTCAATTGTGGAACAATCACATTTGAGAACAAAGCAGGATAGGGAGGGCACTTCATTTGTAGTGGTGAAAGAAGATGTTGTTCAATCATCAGATCCTCATGATGCTAAATCATCTATTTCAGATACCAATTCTGTTAGAAAAGAAACAAGGGTCATACGATCAGTGAAAGAAGCTAGGGAATTTCTTTCCAGAAAACACGGCAAAGAAGATTTTGATCAGCCCATTGTTAAAACTTTGCAAGAAAGTGTTGctgtttcaaatcaaccaagTGGTAAATTTGATAGAAATACAAGGCAGACATTCAGTGTGGACAACAAAGTTTTGGGTTCTGCAAATTTTGGTGGACCATCTGAGTCTACTTTTGCTCTAAATGTTCATAAATGTTCAACTCTGAAGGATGAGGAGCAGGTTCCCATCAGCAAAGATGATCCTGAATATTCTGATGAAGAATATGAAGTGGGTGATTGTGAAAATTCCCATACTTACTTAGATCATGAAGATTCTGGTGCAAGTACAAAGACTGGAACATATGTAAAGATGGAAAACTGGgtggaaaaaaattttcatgataTTGAACCCATTGCAAAGAAGATAGGAAGTGGATTCCGAGACAATTTCATGGTTGCAAGAGAGAaagtaaataaacaattaaataccTTTGCTGATATTACACAGCTTGGCTCTGGTGAAGATGACGGTGAACTTGAGTGGATGAAAGATGATAAGCTGAGAGACATTGTTTTTCAAGTCCGAGAAAATGAGTTGGCTGGGCGAGATCCATTTTATTTGATGGAGGCTGAAGATAAACTTGCATTCTTTCAGGGTCTTGAAAAGAAAGTTGAGGAAGAGAATGCAAAGTTATCCCATGTGCATGAATGGCTCCATTCAAACATTGAAAATCTTGATTATGGAGCAG ATGGTATCAGCTTGTATGATCCACCAGAGAAAATCATACCGCGCTGGAAAGGGCCTCCATTGGAGAAAACTCCTGAGTTCCTGGATGACTTCCTTAAACAAAGGGAGGCTCTTTTTGCTGGAAAAATTCCAGTGAAGAAGGATGAGGagaaatttcttcaaaaatcaACAAGGTTTCCCACCCATGAGAATGCTGCTGCTTCTTTGGCTActaatgatttgaagaagtcaCAAAATAGGGATCCAAAACATTCCAAGACAGTTATAGAAGGCAGTGATGGTTCTATCAGATCTGGTAAAAAATTGGGGAAGGAGTACTGGCAACACACAAAGAAATGGTCACGTGGGTTCTTGGAATCTTATAATGCAGAGACAGACCCAGAAGTTAAATCCATTATGAAAGATATGGGAAAGGATTTAGATCGATGGATCACTGAAGAACAAATACAGGAAGCAGCTGATCTGATGACCAAACTACCTGAGAGGAATAAGAAGTTCATGGAGAAGAAAATCAACAAGCTCAAAAGAGAGATGGAGTTGTTTGGACCACAAGCTGTTGTGAGCAAATACCGTGAATATgcagaagagaaagaagaagattatCTATGGTGGCTAGATCTACCACATGTTCTG TGCATTGAACTGTACACAATTCAAGACGGGGAACAAAATATAGGATTCTATTCACTGGAGATGGCTTCTGATCTTGAGTTGGAACCAAAACCCCATCATGTGATTGCTTTTGAAGATGCTGGTGATTGCAAAAACCTTTGTTATATCATTCAGAGCCATTTGGAGATGCTTGGAAGTGGCCAAGCCTTTGTTGTTGCAAGGCCTCCTAAg GATGCTTTTCGCGAAGCCAAAGCAAATGGTTTTTGTGTAACTGTCATCAGGCAAGGAGAGCTACAGCTCAACATTGACCAACCCCTAGAAGAAGTAGAGGAACAAATTACTGAGATTGGGAGTAAGATTTACCATGATAAGATAATGGGAGATCGATCTGTGGATGTAAGCTCATTGATGAAGGGTGTCTTTGGCTTTGGTGCCAAATCCTCTAAGAG CAGAAGGGGTAAGAATCTGCCAAAGAAGATGCTGAAAAGGCCTAGCAAGAAGTGA